One genomic region from Desulfomonilaceae bacterium encodes:
- a CDS encoding xanthine dehydrogenase family protein molybdopterin-binding subunit → MQPAYMIDDHERNGKKEIMEEFTVIGKRISKVDAVDKATGRALYIQDFKLPGMLYGRILYSKYPHARIIRVDTEKAKDLPGVITVLTAADIPPVRLGFYKDNPLLKAGKVRSYRDEVAAVAATDPETAREAISLIDVTYEALPAIFDPEEALKPEAPLVHENHKTNLLKMPWSLHYGDVEAAKLEAAFNVTERFSTTWVTHCCMGTSGAIADFDHSDNLTVYTNTQIPSLAQKDFQETLKALGVKDKRVRVIKPSIGGGFGSKLDTYAYEHMAILLAWHARRPVKILFEREEEFIATSPRQPTVTYISMGCDREGRLLYRDMSMVLDNGAYTSWGATTPSVMMMPITSLYRVPNVRYSAKCVYTNNTYSQAMRGYGNPQATFAIESAMDMLAEAAGIDRVEFRRINSNQPGDVTPQGLRITSCGLPECIEAVSKDLEFGRTRENGVGVGLASLIHVGGGARIYKSDGCGTIIKMDDYGKVDVFTGASDMGQGADTIIAQIVAEELGVKVEDVHVFHQDTDICPWDVGAHASRTTFVAGNSALGAAKKIRSRLFVMASKATGVDEDKLVLKDRAFFVEGKQVLPIAKLLRGSHFTPRGEMMMADNFYDPPNENMGRDFRGNMSATYSFGTHGVRVKVDEATGKVEILDYIAAHDVGRAINPLLLDGQVHGGVLMGVGYALTEEVILQNGRNMNPDFRDYKILTAMDAIHSKAVVIETVDDQGPFGAKGIGEPGCVPTAPAIANAIYDAIGVRIKDLPITPEKVLAAIKKKNGAVSCGIDVFTQKEQPCE, encoded by the coding sequence ACGGATCTCAAAGGTTGACGCCGTAGATAAGGCCACGGGACGCGCACTATACATCCAGGATTTTAAACTACCCGGAATGCTGTATGGAAGGATTCTCTACAGCAAGTACCCACACGCTCGAATCATAAGGGTTGACACTGAAAAGGCTAAAGACTTGCCCGGCGTAATCACGGTTTTAACGGCCGCAGATATCCCTCCGGTTCGCCTTGGTTTTTACAAGGACAATCCTCTCCTGAAGGCTGGGAAAGTTCGGTCCTACAGGGATGAAGTGGCGGCAGTTGCGGCCACGGACCCGGAAACCGCTAGAGAGGCGATTAGTCTTATTGATGTTACTTATGAGGCCCTTCCAGCAATTTTCGATCCTGAAGAAGCCCTAAAACCTGAAGCGCCTCTGGTCCATGAAAACCACAAGACCAATCTTCTTAAAATGCCTTGGAGTCTCCATTACGGCGATGTAGAGGCAGCCAAGCTTGAAGCGGCCTTTAATGTTACGGAACGCTTCTCCACCACTTGGGTTACACACTGTTGTATGGGAACAAGTGGAGCTATTGCGGATTTTGATCATTCCGACAATTTGACGGTTTACACGAATACACAAATTCCGTCACTTGCGCAGAAGGATTTTCAGGAAACCCTGAAGGCTCTCGGTGTTAAAGACAAGCGTGTTCGAGTCATAAAACCTTCTATTGGTGGAGGTTTTGGCAGCAAACTGGACACCTACGCTTATGAACACATGGCCATTCTTCTTGCATGGCATGCTCGCCGCCCAGTCAAAATACTATTTGAACGCGAGGAAGAATTTATCGCCACATCGCCACGGCAACCAACAGTCACATATATCTCCATGGGGTGCGACAGGGAAGGAAGACTGCTCTACCGCGACATGTCAATGGTCCTGGATAATGGAGCATATACCTCATGGGGGGCCACCACGCCGTCGGTCATGATGATGCCGATCACCTCGCTCTACCGGGTGCCGAATGTGCGATACTCAGCTAAATGTGTTTATACCAACAACACTTACAGCCAGGCTATGCGTGGCTACGGCAACCCGCAAGCCACCTTTGCCATCGAAAGCGCTATGGATATGCTTGCCGAAGCTGCGGGGATCGACCGTGTTGAATTTAGACGGATAAATTCAAACCAGCCCGGTGATGTAACACCCCAAGGTCTGCGCATAACAAGCTGCGGGCTTCCGGAATGTATAGAAGCGGTCTCGAAAGACCTTGAATTCGGTAGAACCAGGGAAAACGGTGTTGGCGTTGGTCTAGCGTCATTGATACACGTTGGTGGAGGGGCCAGGATTTATAAATCCGATGGCTGCGGCACGATCATCAAAATGGATGATTACGGTAAAGTGGATGTGTTCACAGGCGCTTCGGATATGGGCCAGGGAGCTGATACAATAATAGCCCAGATTGTAGCCGAAGAACTCGGGGTTAAAGTGGAAGATGTCCATGTATTCCACCAAGATACTGATATCTGCCCCTGGGATGTAGGGGCCCATGCCAGTCGCACTACGTTTGTGGCCGGTAATTCTGCTCTAGGCGCAGCCAAGAAAATTCGGAGCCGTCTTTTCGTTATGGCCTCCAAGGCCACCGGGGTCGATGAAGACAAACTGGTGTTAAAAGACAGGGCTTTTTTTGTAGAAGGTAAACAGGTTTTGCCGATTGCAAAACTGCTGCGAGGGTCCCATTTTACTCCTAGAGGCGAAATGATGATGGCCGACAATTTTTATGATCCACCCAACGAAAACATGGGCCGTGATTTTCGTGGTAACATGTCGGCGACCTATTCATTTGGCACTCATGGCGTTCGGGTGAAGGTGGACGAGGCGACCGGCAAAGTCGAAATTCTTGATTACATCGCCGCTCATGATGTTGGACGGGCGATCAATCCCCTGTTGCTCGACGGCCAGGTCCATGGCGGTGTTCTGATGGGAGTAGGTTACGCTCTAACCGAAGAGGTTATATTGCAGAACGGGCGAAACATGAACCCAGATTTTCGGGACTATAAGATCTTGACGGCAATGGACGCAATTCACTCGAAGGCAGTTGTCATAGAAACCGTTGACGATCAAGGCCCGTTTGGGGCAAAGGGCATTGGTGAGCCTGGATGTGTCCCGACAGCCCCTGCCATAGCTAACGCCATCTATGACGCCATCGGCGTTAGGATAAAGGACCTGCCTATAACCCCGGAAAAGGTCCTCGCAGCCATCAAAAAGAAAAATGGGGCCGTTAGCTGTGGAATTGACGTGTTCACCCAAAAAGAACAGCCATGTGAATAA